A single genomic interval of Saccharothrix saharensis harbors:
- a CDS encoding methylenetetrahydrofolate reductase — MTSVVERLRTGSPVFSVEFFPPRDEAEETILWRAIRELEPFDPAFVSITYGAGGSSRDRTIRTTGRVAQETTLLPMAHLTLVNHSVAELRNVIGWYAAVGVRNILAVRGDPPGDPNGEWVAHPEGLTYAEELVRLCRELGDFCVGVAASPYGHPRSADLDTDTEYLVRKLRAGADFAIAQLFFQPEDFLRLRDRVAARGCDTVLIPGLMPLTTPRTLAKTIELSGSSVPDVVARRLDPYADDPTGFRKAGIDLMTEMGERLLAEGVPCLHFYTFNRSKATREIVGRLGLVPARAV; from the coding sequence ATGACGTCGGTGGTCGAGCGCTTGCGCACGGGGTCCCCCGTGTTCTCCGTCGAGTTCTTCCCCCCGCGCGACGAGGCCGAGGAGACGATCCTGTGGCGGGCGATCCGCGAGCTGGAGCCGTTCGACCCGGCGTTCGTGTCCATCACCTACGGCGCGGGCGGCTCGTCGCGCGACCGGACCATCCGCACCACCGGCCGGGTGGCGCAGGAGACGACCCTGCTGCCGATGGCGCACCTCACCCTGGTCAACCACTCGGTGGCCGAGCTGCGCAACGTGATCGGCTGGTACGCGGCGGTCGGCGTGCGCAACATCCTCGCGGTGCGCGGCGACCCGCCCGGCGACCCGAACGGCGAGTGGGTGGCCCACCCGGAGGGGCTGACCTACGCCGAGGAGCTGGTGCGGCTGTGCCGTGAGCTCGGCGACTTCTGCGTGGGCGTCGCGGCCTCGCCGTACGGCCACCCGCGGTCGGCGGACCTGGACACCGACACCGAGTACCTGGTGCGCAAGCTGCGGGCCGGGGCGGACTTCGCGATCGCGCAGCTGTTCTTCCAGCCGGAGGACTTCCTGCGGCTGCGCGACCGGGTGGCCGCGCGCGGCTGCGACACGGTGCTCATCCCGGGCCTCATGCCGCTGACCACGCCGCGGACGTTGGCCAAGACGATCGAGCTGTCGGGGTCGTCGGTGCCGGACGTGGTGGCGCGCCGCCTCGACCCGTACGCCGACGACCCGACGGGCTTCCGCAAGGCGGGCATCGACCTGATGACGGAGATGGGGGAGCGGCTGCTCGCCGAGGGCGTGCCGTGCCTGCACTTCTACACGTTCAACCGGTCGAAGGCGACGCGCGAGATCGTCGGCCGGCTCGGCCTGGTGCCGGCCCGCGCCGTCTAG
- a CDS encoding DUF885 domain-containing protein — MSTSSAGVHGISNQFVADYAAADPLAATFIGKPGHDDRLTDYSPEGHAAREELARTALAAITAAEPADKSEADAKAVFLERIGLEVDLYEAGQVEGNLNVIASPVQSMREVFDQMPTDTADDWAVIAKRLTAVPDAVANLRAGLAHAADKGHVSALRQVTKVAEQCDTWAGRVGGKSFFAALIADAPADGALRTELEAGAKAAAEAYGDLAAFLRDDLARKAPRKDAVGEEVYRLQSRFFTGSRLDLAEAYAWGWEEFTRVETEMKQVANRIKPGATLAEAAAALDANPRYLVHGKDGLRSWMQELSDKALQDVRGVHFDLPDELMKLECRIAPPGGGVGAYYSSPTPDFSRPGRMWWSVPDDKEEFPTWREVTTVYHEGVPGHHLQVATAVYQAEKLNEFQRLMCWVSGHGEGWALYAERLMRELGYLEDDGDLLGMLDAHLFRAARVIVDIGMHLELEIPRGTGFHEGERWTPDLGLEFMLTRTITDPAHVRDEIDRYLGWPGQAPSYKLGERLWLAARDDARSRHGDAFDLKKFHRDALEMGAMGLDTLRERLAEL, encoded by the coding sequence ATGTCAACCTCCTCCGCCGGCGTGCACGGCATCAGCAACCAGTTCGTGGCGGACTACGCGGCAGCGGACCCGTTGGCCGCGACGTTCATCGGCAAGCCCGGCCACGACGACCGGCTGACCGACTACTCGCCGGAGGGCCACGCCGCCCGCGAGGAACTCGCCCGCACCGCGCTCGCCGCGATCACCGCCGCCGAGCCGGCGGACAAGTCGGAGGCCGACGCGAAGGCCGTGTTCCTGGAGCGCATCGGCCTGGAGGTCGACCTGTACGAAGCGGGCCAGGTGGAGGGCAACCTCAACGTCATCGCGAGCCCCGTGCAGTCGATGCGCGAGGTGTTCGACCAGATGCCCACCGACACGGCCGACGACTGGGCCGTGATCGCGAAGCGGCTCACCGCGGTGCCGGACGCGGTGGCGAACCTGCGCGCGGGTCTGGCGCACGCGGCCGACAAGGGGCACGTGTCGGCGTTGCGGCAGGTCACCAAGGTCGCCGAGCAGTGCGACACGTGGGCGGGTCGGGTCGGCGGCAAGTCGTTCTTCGCCGCCCTGATCGCCGACGCGCCCGCGGACGGCGCGCTGCGCACCGAGCTGGAGGCGGGTGCGAAGGCCGCCGCCGAGGCGTACGGCGACCTGGCCGCGTTCCTGCGCGACGACCTGGCGCGCAAGGCGCCGCGGAAGGACGCGGTCGGCGAGGAGGTCTACCGGCTCCAGTCCCGCTTCTTCACCGGTTCCCGGCTCGACCTCGCCGAGGCCTACGCGTGGGGCTGGGAGGAGTTCACCCGGGTCGAGACCGAGATGAAGCAGGTCGCGAACCGGATCAAGCCGGGCGCGACGCTCGCCGAGGCGGCGGCCGCGCTGGACGCGAACCCGCGCTACCTGGTGCACGGCAAGGACGGCCTGCGGTCGTGGATGCAGGAGCTGTCGGACAAGGCGCTGCAGGACGTGCGCGGCGTGCACTTCGACCTGCCGGACGAGCTGATGAAGCTGGAGTGCCGCATCGCGCCGCCCGGCGGTGGCGTCGGCGCGTACTACAGCAGCCCCACGCCGGACTTCTCCCGTCCCGGCCGCATGTGGTGGTCCGTGCCCGACGACAAGGAGGAGTTCCCCACCTGGCGCGAGGTGACGACCGTCTACCACGAGGGTGTGCCCGGTCACCACCTCCAGGTCGCCACGGCCGTCTACCAGGCCGAGAAGCTCAACGAGTTCCAGCGCCTGATGTGCTGGGTGTCCGGTCACGGCGAGGGCTGGGCGCTGTACGCGGAGCGGCTGATGCGCGAGCTCGGCTACCTGGAGGACGACGGCGACCTGCTGGGCATGCTCGACGCCCACCTGTTCCGCGCGGCCCGCGTGATCGTCGACATCGGCATGCACCTGGAGCTGGAGATCCCCCGGGGCACCGGCTTCCACGAGGGCGAGCGGTGGACCCCGGACCTCGGTCTGGAGTTCATGCTGACCCGCACCATCACCGACCCGGCGCACGTGCGCGACGAGATCGACCGCTACCTGGGCTGGCCCGGCCAGGCCCCGTCGTACAAGCTGGGCGAACGCCTGTGGCTGGCCGCCCGCGACGACGCCCGTTCCCGGCACGGCGACGCGTTCGACCTGAAGAAGTTCCACCGGGACGCCTTGGAGATGGGCGCCATGGGGTTGGACACTCTTCGTGAACGGCTCGCCGAGCTCTGA
- a CDS encoding SAV_6107 family HEPN domain-containing protein: MTQTFPRRIPLPLPPASAVSLLGQARECLAEAERDPSPSTRFATAYLAAMRAAAAVLAARGRPHRGRAKPTSVWVLLSSLAPELREWAAFFAECSATRAAVLAGITRQVTHRAADDLVRQAAQFTELVDEIMYEDGL; encoded by the coding sequence ATGACTCAGACCTTCCCCCGCCGCATTCCCCTCCCGCTGCCACCGGCGTCGGCGGTGTCCCTGCTCGGTCAGGCCCGCGAGTGCCTGGCCGAGGCCGAACGGGACCCGAGCCCGTCCACCCGCTTCGCCACGGCCTACCTGGCCGCGATGCGGGCCGCGGCGGCCGTGCTGGCGGCCAGGGGCCGACCCCACCGGGGCCGGGCCAAGCCGACCAGCGTGTGGGTCCTGCTGTCCTCCCTCGCGCCGGAGCTGCGCGAGTGGGCCGCGTTCTTCGCCGAGTGCTCGGCGACGCGCGCGGCCGTGCTGGCGGGCATCACCAGGCAGGTCACCCACCGCGCAGCCGACGACCTGGTGCGCCAAGCGGCGCAGTTCACCGAGCTGGTCGACGAGATCATGTACGAGGACGGACTGTGA
- a CDS encoding maleylpyruvate isomerase family mycothiol-dependent enzyme: MSRGLVAYDRLIDVVEAEAERLAASAEGQRPERQVPACPGLNLGETARHVGSTYRMVSTWLREGSQPLVWQQDPEAGQELPEYVRAGVPPLVRALRAHGPDDPCETWWPAERNHNFWARRLAHESTVHRMDVQAAAGLPVDPVDDDVAEDGVDEILTLWLGHRLDILGVRGTREGTVAIRAGRKVWLATTGPDPAVSRLVTDEEAASANGAVTGTPMQVYRWLWGRIPDRDLPPTTGDHDAIAQLWALLRLATK, translated from the coding sequence GTGAGCAGGGGACTGGTCGCCTACGACCGCCTGATCGACGTGGTGGAGGCCGAAGCCGAGCGCCTGGCGGCGTCGGCCGAGGGACAGCGCCCGGAACGCCAGGTGCCCGCGTGCCCGGGGCTCAACCTCGGGGAGACGGCGCGGCACGTGGGCAGCACGTACCGGATGGTGTCGACGTGGCTGAGGGAAGGCAGCCAACCCCTGGTGTGGCAGCAGGACCCGGAAGCGGGGCAGGAGCTGCCGGAGTACGTCCGCGCGGGCGTGCCGCCGCTGGTGCGCGCGTTGCGGGCGCACGGGCCGGACGACCCGTGCGAGACGTGGTGGCCCGCCGAGCGCAACCACAACTTCTGGGCGAGGCGGCTGGCGCACGAGTCGACCGTGCACCGCATGGACGTCCAGGCGGCGGCCGGGCTGCCGGTCGACCCGGTGGACGACGACGTGGCCGAGGACGGCGTGGACGAGATCCTCACGCTGTGGCTGGGCCACCGGCTGGACATCCTCGGCGTGCGCGGCACGCGTGAGGGCACGGTGGCGATCCGCGCGGGCCGGAAGGTGTGGCTGGCCACCACCGGCCCGGACCCGGCGGTGTCCCGGCTCGTCACCGACGAGGAGGCCGCTTCGGCGAACGGCGCGGTGACCGGCACGCCGATGCAGGTGTACCGCTGGCTGTGGGGCCGCATCCCGGACCGCGACCTGCCGCCGACCACCGGCGACCACGACGCGATCGCCCAGCTGTGGGCGTTGCTGAGGTTGGCCACCAAGTAG
- a CDS encoding alkaline phosphatase D family protein — protein MAQLVLGPVLRHVDATSATVWVEVDAACEVAVAGHRAETFQVGEQHFALVVVEGLAPGTTTPYDVRLDGDVVWPRPDSPFPPPRIRTGPVRRLLFGSCRAAKGEGTPDKLGFDALDAYALRMKDEPQEQWPEALVLLGDQVYADEPTPRIKEWLAQRRAEPAGEVVSFREYAELYHESWADPEIRWLMSVVPTSMIFDDHDVRDDWNTSRTWREQMAAKRWWPERIRAGLASYWVYQHLGNLSPEELATDELYAKVRSAGGDVQSLLEEFAERADQEVDGGKSTRWSYRRDFGRVRLLVIDTRSGRILSGPERLMVGDGEFDWIEANATGDFDHLLIGSSLPWLMPHGLSHLQSLNERMAGLPGWRGRVGEKVRQVADLEHWPAFRASFERLARLLERVSRSDDAPGTVCVLSGDVHHSYAARATFATSVDAKVYQLVCSPVHNDPPWVFRPAFRLSWSKPIARVLRWWADRRGISPDPVAWHKFSGPHFGNSVGVLEIDGRSARFRLETATGGGLVEVTSLAL, from the coding sequence ATGGCTCAGCTGGTTCTCGGTCCGGTGCTGCGGCACGTCGATGCCACGTCGGCGACGGTGTGGGTGGAGGTGGACGCCGCCTGCGAGGTCGCCGTCGCCGGTCACCGTGCGGAGACGTTCCAGGTCGGCGAGCAGCACTTCGCCCTGGTGGTGGTCGAAGGGCTCGCGCCGGGCACGACGACGCCCTACGACGTGCGACTGGACGGTGACGTGGTGTGGCCGCGGCCGGACTCGCCGTTCCCGCCGCCACGCATCCGGACCGGGCCGGTGCGGCGGTTGCTGTTCGGGTCGTGCCGCGCGGCCAAGGGCGAGGGCACGCCCGACAAGCTCGGGTTCGACGCGCTGGACGCGTACGCGCTGCGGATGAAGGACGAGCCGCAGGAGCAGTGGCCGGAGGCGCTGGTGCTGCTGGGCGACCAGGTCTACGCCGACGAGCCGACGCCGCGCATCAAGGAGTGGTTGGCCCAGCGCAGGGCGGAGCCGGCGGGCGAGGTGGTGTCGTTCCGCGAGTACGCCGAGCTGTACCACGAGTCGTGGGCCGACCCGGAGATCCGCTGGCTGATGTCGGTGGTGCCGACGTCGATGATCTTCGACGACCACGACGTGCGCGACGACTGGAACACCTCGCGGACGTGGCGCGAGCAGATGGCGGCCAAGCGCTGGTGGCCGGAGCGCATCCGGGCCGGGCTCGCGTCGTACTGGGTCTACCAGCACCTGGGCAACCTCAGCCCGGAGGAGCTGGCGACCGACGAGCTGTACGCCAAGGTGCGGTCCGCGGGCGGTGACGTGCAGTCGCTGCTGGAGGAGTTCGCCGAGCGGGCCGACCAGGAGGTCGACGGCGGCAAGTCGACGCGGTGGAGCTACCGGCGCGACTTCGGCCGGGTGCGGCTGCTGGTGATCGACACGCGCAGCGGGCGCATCCTGTCCGGGCCGGAGCGGCTCATGGTGGGCGACGGCGAGTTCGACTGGATCGAGGCCAACGCGACCGGTGACTTCGACCACCTGCTGATCGGCTCGTCGCTGCCGTGGCTGATGCCGCACGGGTTGAGCCACCTCCAGTCGTTGAACGAGCGGATGGCGGGCCTGCCTGGGTGGCGCGGCCGGGTCGGCGAGAAGGTGCGGCAGGTCGCGGACCTGGAGCACTGGCCCGCGTTCCGGGCGTCGTTCGAGCGGCTGGCCCGGTTGCTGGAGCGGGTCTCGCGGTCCGACGACGCGCCGGGCACGGTGTGCGTGCTGTCCGGGGACGTGCACCACAGCTACGCGGCGCGGGCGACGTTCGCCACGTCGGTGGACGCGAAGGTGTACCAGCTCGTGTGCTCGCCCGTGCACAACGATCCGCCGTGGGTGTTCCGGCCCGCGTTCCGGCTGTCGTGGTCCAAGCCGATCGCGCGCGTGCTGCGGTGGTGGGCGGATCGACGCGGCATCTCGCCGGACCCGGTGGCGTGGCACAAGTTCAGCGGACCGCACTTCGGCAACTCGGTGGGCGTGCTGGAGATCGACGGCCGTTCGGCCCGGTTCCGGTTGGAGACGGCGACGGGTGGCGGGTTGGTGGAGGTCACTTCCCTGGCGCTGTGA
- a CDS encoding YbaK/EbsC family protein, translating into MSALDHPGIRKVAAALSEAGHHEAANGIRVLADAVRTAAAAAEAVGVPVGAIANSLVFAAVRDGVAAPLLVLTSGAHRADTAKLAVLAGADSIERATPAFVREHTGQVIGGVSPVGHPAPIMTFVDVALEQYEVVWAAAGHPHAVYPTTYAGLIDLTGGTPAEVAQ; encoded by the coding sequence GTGAGCGCACTCGACCACCCCGGCATCCGCAAGGTGGCCGCCGCACTGTCCGAGGCGGGCCACCACGAGGCGGCGAACGGGATCCGCGTGTTGGCCGACGCCGTCCGCACCGCCGCCGCGGCGGCCGAGGCGGTGGGCGTGCCGGTCGGCGCGATCGCCAACAGCCTGGTGTTCGCCGCCGTCCGCGACGGCGTGGCCGCGCCGCTGCTCGTGCTCACCTCCGGCGCACACCGCGCGGACACGGCCAAGCTGGCCGTGCTGGCGGGCGCCGACTCGATCGAACGGGCCACCCCCGCGTTCGTCCGCGAGCACACCGGCCAGGTCATCGGCGGCGTCTCCCCGGTGGGACACCCCGCGCCGATCATGACGTTCGTCGACGTCGCGCTGGAGCAGTACGAGGTCGTGTGGGCAGCCGCCGGCCACCCGCACGCCGTCTACCCGACCACCTACGCGGGCCTGATCGACCTGACCGGCGGCACACCGGCCGAGGTCGCCCAGTGA
- a CDS encoding GntR family transcriptional regulator has translation MQYISRALFRDQALHAIREAILGGDLAPGVPIKDVELAERLGLSRTPVREALARLTDEGLVESKPHSYTRVTPLDTAAVRDAHVVVQSMHALAARLAVPRVVEADLDAMRAANTTFARALAAGDVPAALAADDEFHAVAVRRADNFAVTATIERYTPLVRRLERLRFAAPTGRHSVAMHDEITTAFAAADADLAARLVERNWATLADLLSVEEN, from the coding sequence ATGCAATATATTAGTCGGGCGTTGTTCCGCGACCAGGCGCTGCACGCGATCCGCGAGGCGATCCTGGGCGGCGACCTGGCGCCCGGCGTGCCGATCAAGGACGTGGAGCTGGCGGAGCGGCTGGGGCTGTCCCGGACGCCGGTGCGCGAAGCGTTGGCCCGGCTGACCGACGAGGGGTTGGTCGAGAGCAAGCCGCACAGCTACACGCGTGTCACGCCGTTGGACACGGCCGCGGTGCGGGACGCGCACGTGGTCGTCCAGTCGATGCACGCGCTCGCCGCCCGACTGGCCGTGCCGCGCGTCGTCGAGGCGGACCTCGACGCGATGCGTGCCGCGAACACGACGTTCGCCCGCGCTCTGGCCGCCGGCGACGTGCCGGCCGCGCTCGCCGCGGACGACGAGTTCCACGCGGTGGCCGTGCGGCGGGCGGACAACTTCGCCGTGACGGCCACCATCGAGCGCTACACGCCGCTGGTGCGCCGCCTGGAACGGCTGCGGTTCGCCGCGCCGACCGGCCGCCACTCGGTGGCGATGCACGACGAGATCACCACCGCCTTCGCCGCGGCCGACGCCGACCTCGCGGCGCGGCTGGTCGAGCGGAACTGGGCGACGTTGGCCGACCTGCTCTCGGTTGAGGAGAACTGA
- a CDS encoding ankyrin repeat domain-containing protein: protein MRDEHPVIAAAEAGDADRLAELLDAEPEAVNARGWMGTTPLIAATWKADSATAVRLLLDRGADPLAVRTNGDGALHWAASGEVAKLVTTAAGLAARHLFDRTPLHVAVQHGHVDVVRVFLDAGADPAALDAHRRTPLDLAEDPRIARLLIEAGAPCRTSRPSTPLHDACRRAASDADWVPVVELLLVHGADPGVRDEFGDLPSDLVGEHRPRELRDRLNALVAASGRSVELGPDEAAVGPQERVAVHPARPEALTTAFSGTVLVRWRLTPTIEPVEVIRVGGRKRSRGPRSGGATLAFTDGDSVWLRDWADLRRTRHVAAELPPGNRYATPVLSPDGRRLVVPSCERLHVIDLDRGEVVGELDGFGDWSVEPRFAPDGRTLAVGNSMQGTWWLTVLEPDDDGNPRSRYEREDGLPTGNGPEIVTDVAFTPDGHRFATWVRPDHGCHGPHGYRGLVATTWSRSGEPAWHLHVDDDVIGAPGQAASASLCFTPDGSWLAVGLDSGVLWLDAETGSPACHDRTSGAVNALASHPDLGLIAATDHGLRLCRPPLG from the coding sequence GTGCGAGACGAACACCCGGTCATCGCGGCGGCGGAGGCCGGCGACGCGGACCGGTTGGCGGAGTTGCTGGACGCCGAACCGGAAGCGGTGAACGCCCGGGGCTGGATGGGCACCACCCCGCTGATCGCCGCCACGTGGAAAGCCGATTCCGCGACGGCGGTCCGGCTGCTGCTGGATCGCGGCGCCGACCCGCTCGCCGTGCGGACGAACGGGGACGGGGCGCTGCACTGGGCAGCGAGCGGTGAGGTGGCGAAGCTGGTGACCACCGCGGCCGGGCTCGCGGCGCGTCACCTGTTCGACCGGACGCCGCTGCACGTCGCGGTCCAGCACGGTCACGTGGACGTGGTGCGGGTCTTCCTCGACGCGGGTGCCGACCCCGCCGCGCTCGACGCGCACCGACGGACACCGCTGGACCTGGCCGAAGACCCCCGCATCGCGCGGCTGCTGATCGAGGCCGGCGCCCCGTGCCGGACAAGCCGGCCGAGCACGCCGCTGCACGATGCGTGCCGGCGTGCCGCCTCCGACGCGGACTGGGTGCCGGTGGTCGAGCTGCTGCTGGTGCACGGCGCCGATCCGGGCGTGCGGGACGAGTTCGGCGATCTGCCGTCGGACCTGGTCGGCGAGCACCGCCCACGGGAGCTGCGGGACCGGTTGAACGCCTTGGTGGCGGCATCCGGGCGTTCGGTGGAACTGGGACCCGACGAGGCGGCGGTGGGCCCGCAGGAGCGCGTCGCGGTCCACCCGGCTCGGCCGGAGGCGCTGACCACGGCGTTCTCCGGCACGGTGCTCGTGCGGTGGCGGCTGACGCCGACGATCGAGCCGGTCGAGGTCATCCGGGTGGGTGGGCGGAAGCGCAGTCGCGGGCCTCGCAGCGGAGGCGCCACGCTGGCCTTCACCGACGGGGACTCCGTGTGGCTGCGGGATTGGGCCGACCTGCGGCGGACCCGCCACGTCGCCGCGGAGTTGCCGCCCGGGAACCGGTACGCCACCCCCGTGCTCTCACCCGACGGCCGGCGGCTCGTGGTCCCCTCGTGCGAGCGCCTGCACGTGATCGACCTCGACCGCGGTGAGGTCGTCGGCGAGCTGGACGGCTTCGGGGATTGGAGCGTGGAGCCGCGGTTCGCCCCGGACGGCAGGACGCTCGCCGTCGGCAACTCGATGCAGGGCACCTGGTGGCTGACCGTGCTCGAACCGGATGACGACGGAAACCCGCGGAGCCGCTATGAGCGCGAGGACGGGCTTCCCACGGGCAACGGCCCCGAGATCGTCACCGACGTCGCGTTCACCCCGGACGGGCACAGGTTCGCGACCTGGGTACGCCCCGACCACGGCTGCCACGGGCCCCACGGCTATCGCGGCCTCGTCGCCACCACCTGGTCCCGGTCGGGCGAGCCGGCCTGGCACTTGCACGTCGACGACGACGTCATCGGCGCACCGGGGCAAGCCGCCTCGGCGTCGCTGTGCTTCACGCCCGACGGCTCGTGGCTCGCGGTCGGACTGGACTCGGGCGTCCTGTGGCTCGACGCCGAAACCGGCAGCCCCGCGTGCCACGACCGCACCTCAGGCGCGGTGAACGCCTTGGCGTCCCACCCCGACCTGGGCCTGATCGCCGCGACCGACCACGGACTGCGCCTCTGCCGTCCGCCTCTCGGTTGA
- a CDS encoding DUF3153 domain-containing protein has translation MPRASALLLPVLLLALFALTGCVRLHAAMALSTDDRVSGEIVAATPPTEDNDPGPQLKVPNELAGRVSTKPYKVEDYVGTQLSFTGLTFDEVRSLSAATSASSSRYQLTFRRSGDLVTLSGSVDLTQVPPERADIQVKISFPGEIVDTNGREEDNATIAWSPKPGQASMLTATVRYAGADSVSYFGWTMLVAALTGGAALIVVILAIVAHRRHQVESV, from the coding sequence GTGCCCAGGGCCTCCGCGCTCCTCCTGCCGGTTCTCCTCCTCGCGCTGTTCGCGCTGACGGGGTGCGTCCGGCTGCACGCCGCCATGGCGTTGTCCACCGACGACCGCGTGTCCGGCGAGATCGTCGCCGCCACCCCGCCGACCGAGGACAACGACCCCGGTCCGCAGCTGAAGGTGCCGAACGAGCTGGCCGGCAGGGTCAGCACCAAGCCGTACAAGGTCGAGGACTACGTCGGCACGCAGCTCTCGTTCACCGGGCTGACCTTCGACGAGGTGCGGTCGCTGTCCGCGGCGACCAGCGCGTCGTCCAGCCGGTACCAGCTGACCTTCCGGCGGTCCGGCGACCTGGTGACGCTGTCCGGGTCGGTCGACCTGACGCAGGTGCCGCCGGAACGCGCCGACATCCAGGTGAAGATCAGCTTCCCGGGTGAAATCGTCGACACGAACGGGCGAGAGGAGGACAACGCGACCATCGCGTGGTCCCCGAAACCCGGCCAGGCCTCGATGCTCACCGCGACCGTCCGCTACGCGGGCGCCGACTCGGTGTCCTACTTCGGCTGGACCATGCTGGTGGCCGCGCTGACCGGCGGCGCCGCGCTCATCGTCGTGATCCTGGCCATCGTCGCCCACCGCCGCCACCAGGTGGAGAGCGTGTGA
- a CDS encoding GNAT family N-acetyltransferase, with product MTAAPSQRIVTLSSRELNSRLDEALALYVSAMDYPPGTAEQRAPMWLAHMLRDGWRCVVALGEQDELIGIGYGYRGSVGQWWHEQVRHGLTMVSGPRAVEEWMRDYFELTELHVLPRAQGRGVGEQLLRNLVEGVPSSRVLLSTPEGPSKAWRLYRRMGFVDVLRHYQFTGDPRPFAVLGRTLPLT from the coding sequence GTGACCGCCGCGCCGTCCCAGCGGATCGTCACGCTGTCCAGTCGGGAGCTGAACTCCCGGCTGGACGAGGCGCTGGCGCTCTACGTGAGCGCCATGGACTACCCACCCGGCACGGCCGAGCAACGCGCGCCCATGTGGTTGGCGCACATGCTCCGCGACGGCTGGCGGTGCGTCGTGGCGCTCGGCGAGCAGGACGAGCTGATCGGCATCGGCTACGGCTACCGGGGTTCGGTCGGCCAGTGGTGGCACGAGCAGGTGCGGCACGGCCTGACCATGGTGTCCGGTCCTCGCGCGGTCGAGGAGTGGATGCGCGACTACTTCGAACTGACGGAACTCCACGTCCTGCCCCGCGCCCAGGGGCGCGGGGTGGGCGAGCAGTTGCTGCGGAACCTGGTGGAGGGCGTGCCCAGCTCGCGGGTGCTGCTGTCCACTCCGGAGGGGCCGAGCAAGGCTTGGCGGTTGTACCGGCGGATGGGTTTCGTGGACGTGCTGCGGCACTACCAGTTCACCGGCGACCCCCGGCCTTTTGCGGTACTCGGGCGGACGCTTCCCCTCACGTGA
- a CDS encoding VOC family protein has translation MTTRWYDVVVDSAEPAALARFWAGVLGKPITGESADEVDVALSDGQELVFVPVQDPKTAKNRVHLDLASTSPEDQEAIVTRAVDLGARPVDVGQGDVPWVVLADPEGNEFCVLEQRDEYAHTGPVAAVVVDALDPRAQAAFWAGLTGLPVTREDADFAALTQGAGPSLEFLRAPGPKAVKNRLHLDLVPPADGDLATEVARLEAWGAVRVDVGQIDVPWVVLADPEGNEFCVLTPR, from the coding sequence ATGACGACGAGGTGGTACGACGTCGTGGTCGATTCGGCGGAACCCGCCGCGCTGGCCCGGTTCTGGGCGGGCGTGCTGGGCAAGCCGATCACCGGCGAGAGCGCGGACGAGGTGGACGTGGCGTTGAGCGACGGCCAGGAGCTGGTGTTCGTGCCCGTCCAGGACCCGAAGACGGCCAAGAACCGGGTGCACCTCGACCTGGCGTCCACCTCGCCGGAGGACCAGGAGGCGATCGTGACGCGGGCCGTGGACCTGGGCGCGCGGCCGGTCGACGTCGGGCAGGGCGACGTGCCGTGGGTGGTGCTGGCCGACCCGGAGGGCAACGAGTTCTGCGTGCTGGAGCAGCGTGACGAGTACGCGCACACCGGCCCGGTCGCCGCGGTCGTGGTGGACGCGCTCGACCCGCGGGCGCAGGCGGCGTTCTGGGCCGGGCTGACCGGGCTGCCGGTGACGCGCGAGGACGCCGACTTCGCGGCGTTGACGCAGGGAGCCGGGCCGTCGCTGGAGTTCCTGCGGGCGCCCGGGCCGAAGGCGGTGAAGAACCGGCTGCACCTGGACCTCGTGCCGCCCGCCGACGGCGACCTGGCGACCGAGGTGGCCCGGTTGGAGGCGTGGGGCGCGGTGCGGGTGGACGTCGGTCAGATCGACGTGCCGTGGGTGGTGCTGGCCGACCCCGAGGGCAACGAGTTCTGCGTGCTCACCCCGCGCTGA